The following are encoded together in the Flavihumibacter fluvii genome:
- the gldF gene encoding gliding motility-associated ABC transporter permease subunit GldF yields MWSICKKEFRQFFGSLTGLVSIVVFLLMNGLFLFVFPDSSILDYGYASLDKFFELAPWILLFLVPAVTMRSWSEEFKTGTFEILKTRPLSPAQLVAGKYLGAFSIIVIALLPTIIYAFSVQALAVDKGIDVGGTIGSFIGLFLLAAVFTAIGTWCSSLTANSVVAFLVSAFLCFLLYTGFNAVSKIPMLQGKADYVLEMVGIDFHYKSISRGVLDSRDLIYFGSIILFFLLITNRKIALR; encoded by the coding sequence ATGTGGTCAATCTGTAAAAAAGAGTTCCGGCAATTTTTTGGCAGTCTAACCGGGTTAGTCTCCATAGTTGTATTCCTGTTGATGAACGGCTTGTTTTTGTTTGTATTTCCAGACTCGAGCATACTGGATTACGGTTATGCGAGCCTGGATAAATTCTTTGAGCTGGCCCCGTGGATTTTATTGTTCCTTGTACCGGCCGTAACAATGCGCAGCTGGTCCGAAGAGTTCAAAACCGGTACATTTGAAATACTAAAGACCCGGCCATTGTCACCCGCGCAACTGGTTGCAGGTAAATACCTGGGCGCTTTTTCCATTATTGTTATTGCCTTATTGCCTACTATCATTTACGCTTTCAGTGTGCAAGCCCTGGCTGTAGATAAAGGCATCGATGTAGGCGGAACCATCGGTTCGTTTATTGGCTTGTTTCTTCTTGCCGCTGTATTCACTGCTATCGGTACCTGGTGTAGCAGCCTTACCGCCAATAGTGTTGTCGCATTCCTGGTGAGTGCTTTTTTATGTTTCTTATTGTACACCGGATTTAATGCAGTTAGTAAGATCCCCATGTTGCAGGGGAAGGCGGATTATGTGCTGGAAATGGTGGGCATCGATTTTCATTATAAAAGCATCAGCAGGGGCGTCCTGGATAGCAGGGACCTTATTTATTTCGGCAGTATTATCCTGTTTTTCCTGTTAATTACGAACCGAAAAATCGCCCTGCGCTAA
- a CDS encoding HesB/IscA family protein produces the protein MIYVSDKAREKVSKLMQDASIEDTNNYFLRVSVVGGGCSGLSYKLDFDNESKPMDQVFEDNGVKVVTDLKSFLYLVNTTLDFSDGLNGKGFYFSNPNASRTCGCGESFAV, from the coding sequence ATGATCTATGTGAGTGATAAAGCCCGTGAAAAAGTATCCAAGCTGATGCAGGATGCCAGTATTGAGGATACTAATAACTATTTCCTTCGGGTATCGGTAGTGGGTGGCGGATGTTCCGGACTGAGTTACAAACTTGATTTCGATAACGAATCCAAACCCATGGACCAGGTATTTGAAGACAATGGCGTAAAAGTGGTGACCGACCTGAAGAGCTTTCTATACCTCGTTAACACAACCCTGGATTTTTCCGATGGCCTGAATGGTAAAGGATTCTATTTCAGCAATCCCAATGCCAGTCGCACCTGCGGCTGTGGCGAGAGCTTTGCAGTGTGA
- the iscU gene encoding Fe-S cluster assembly scaffold IscU translates to MAYSEKVIDHYQNPKNVGTLDKAKKSVGTGLVGAPECGDVMRLQIEVDDATGTITDAKFKTFGCGSAIASSSLATEWLKGKSVDEALKIDNMDIVEELNLPPVKIHCSVLAEDAIKAAINDYRKKNGLEEIVFEERAVH, encoded by the coding sequence ATGGCATATTCAGAAAAAGTGATTGATCATTACCAGAACCCCAAAAATGTGGGTACGCTGGATAAAGCGAAAAAGAGCGTTGGTACCGGGTTGGTTGGTGCGCCGGAGTGTGGAGACGTAATGCGTCTTCAGATTGAAGTGGATGACGCTACAGGAACCATTACCGATGCAAAATTCAAGACCTTTGGTTGCGGATCAGCCATCGCATCATCTTCACTGGCTACGGAATGGCTGAAAGGCAAGTCTGTAGACGAAGCCCTGAAGATCGATAATATGGATATCGTGGAAGAGCTGAATCTTCCCCCGGTGAAAATTCACTGTTCAGTTTTGGCTGAAGATGCCATCAAAGCAGCTATAAACGATTACCGTAAAAAGAACGGTCTCGAAGAAATCGTTTTCGAAGAGAGAGCCGTTCACTAA
- a CDS encoding IscS subfamily cysteine desulfurase, which translates to MLKLPIYLDNNATTPCDPRVVEAMIPYFTEHFGNAASRNHPFGWAAEEAVDYAREQVAKLIGADPKEIIFTSGATEGDNLAIKGVFDMYSSKGNHIITCTTEHKAVLDTCKHIEKMGGEVTYLPVDSDGLIDLNALEAAIRPTTILIAIMYANNETGVVMPVREISAIAKKHGVLFFTDATQAVGKIPVDVQKDGIDILTFTGHKIYGPKGIGALYVRRKNPRVKVTAQMDGGGHERGMRSGTLNVPGIVGFGKACELCMQEMDAEAKRLSVLRDKLENALLQLEEAYVNGSKQHRLPHVANISFKYVEGEGLMMGFNKNIALSSGSACTSASLEPSYVLKALGLGDDLAHSSLRFGLGRFTTEEQIDYTIKHVSDTVTKLREMSPLWEMFKEGVDMDSIEWAHH; encoded by the coding sequence ATGTTGAAACTTCCGATTTATCTCGATAATAATGCAACTACACCCTGTGATCCCCGGGTAGTTGAAGCGATGATTCCTTATTTCACCGAACATTTTGGTAATGCGGCCAGCAGGAACCACCCCTTTGGATGGGCCGCTGAAGAAGCCGTTGACTATGCCCGTGAGCAGGTAGCCAAGCTGATTGGTGCTGATCCTAAGGAAATTATTTTCACATCAGGCGCTACAGAAGGTGATAACCTGGCTATTAAGGGGGTTTTTGATATGTATAGCAGCAAAGGCAACCATATCATTACCTGCACCACTGAACATAAAGCCGTCCTGGATACCTGCAAGCACATTGAAAAAATGGGTGGAGAGGTGACCTACCTGCCCGTCGACAGCGATGGACTGATTGACCTGAATGCCCTGGAAGCTGCCATCAGGCCCACCACAATCCTCATTGCCATCATGTATGCCAATAACGAAACCGGGGTGGTTATGCCGGTTCGTGAAATCAGTGCTATTGCCAAAAAGCACGGCGTGCTGTTTTTTACCGATGCCACACAGGCGGTTGGTAAAATTCCGGTTGACGTTCAGAAGGACGGTATTGACATCCTGACCTTTACAGGGCACAAAATATATGGTCCAAAAGGAATCGGTGCATTATATGTGCGCCGAAAAAACCCAAGGGTAAAAGTGACCGCCCAGATGGACGGTGGTGGCCATGAACGTGGTATGCGTTCCGGTACCCTAAACGTTCCTGGTATCGTTGGTTTTGGCAAGGCTTGTGAATTATGCATGCAGGAAATGGATGCAGAAGCCAAACGACTGAGTGTACTGCGGGATAAACTGGAAAATGCACTGTTGCAATTGGAGGAAGCTTACGTAAATGGAAGTAAACAACACAGGTTGCCACACGTGGCAAATATATCTTTCAAATATGTTGAGGGTGAAGGCCTGATGATGGGCTTTAACAAGAATATTGCACTTTCTTCCGGTTCTGCCTGTACTTCAGCCTCACTTGAACCGTCTTATGTTTTGAAAGCATTGGGATTGGGCGATGACCTTGCGCATTCTTCCCTGCGATTTGGATTAGGCCGGTTTACGACTGAAGAACAAATTGATTATACCATCAAGCACGTTTCTGATACCGTTACCAAGTTGCGAGAGATGAGTCCGCTTTGGGAAATGTTCAAAGAAGGTGTTGATATGGATTCGATAGAGTGGGCACATCACTAA
- the mce gene encoding methylmalonyl-CoA epimerase, with product MQQIDHIGIAVKDLKASIPLFEKLLNTPCYKTEEVTGEKVVTAFFATGQTKVELLESTDPTGVIAKFIEKKGEGLHHIAFEVTDIQAEMTRLVKEGFRLLSDTPKAGADNKLVCFLHPKETNGILIEICQSGNKGE from the coding sequence ATGCAACAAATAGACCATATTGGTATTGCCGTGAAAGACCTGAAGGCATCCATTCCATTGTTTGAAAAATTACTCAATACCCCCTGTTATAAAACGGAGGAAGTAACGGGCGAAAAAGTGGTTACAGCCTTTTTCGCCACAGGGCAGACCAAGGTTGAACTTTTGGAAAGTACTGATCCTACAGGGGTAATCGCCAAATTCATCGAAAAAAAGGGGGAGGGCCTTCACCATATTGCCTTTGAAGTAACTGATATTCAGGCAGAAATGACAAGATTAGTCAAGGAAGGCTTCCGGTTACTCAGTGATACACCCAAAGCCGGTGCCGATAATAAACTGGTCTGCTTCCTGCACCCTAAGGAAACGAATGGAATATTAATTGAGATTTGCCAGAGCGGGAATAAGGGAGAGTGA
- the rnc gene encoding ribonuclease III gives MGLFDTILKGSTETAAFKKQLKNVLGFSPGNSDLYKTALTHRSVKDSAADNNERLEYLGDAILSGIVADFLFKKYPYREEGFLTEMRSKMVNRVTLNEVAIKMGLKKIVYFNKFDNSLKVSQIFGNTLEAVVGAVYLDKGFRKTHTWVLERIILPYMFMDDLENLEINHKNKLYGWANKNGKNLEFETLEEKFEGGRRLFTVGAVVDGQLIAQGKAYNKKDASQVAAQVAVEKLGLGGDQ, from the coding sequence GTGGGTCTATTTGACACAATCCTTAAAGGGTCTACTGAAACTGCTGCATTTAAAAAGCAACTCAAGAATGTGCTGGGCTTCTCGCCGGGGAATTCAGATTTGTATAAGACTGCATTGACCCACCGCTCCGTAAAAGACAGCGCTGCAGACAATAATGAACGCCTAGAATACCTCGGTGATGCTATCCTGAGCGGTATAGTAGCCGATTTCCTGTTCAAAAAATACCCTTACCGGGAAGAAGGATTCCTCACTGAAATGCGCAGTAAAATGGTGAACAGGGTCACCCTGAATGAAGTAGCCATCAAAATGGGCCTGAAAAAGATCGTTTATTTCAATAAATTTGATAACTCATTGAAAGTGAGCCAGATATTCGGCAATACCCTGGAAGCAGTGGTAGGCGCTGTTTACCTGGATAAAGGTTTCAGGAAAACCCATACCTGGGTTTTGGAGCGGATCATATTACCTTATATGTTCATGGATGACCTGGAAAACCTGGAGATCAACCATAAGAACAAGTTATATGGCTGGGCGAATAAAAATGGTAAAAACCTTGAATTTGAAACCCTGGAAGAAAAGTTTGAGGGTGGCCGCCGGCTCTTTACGGTTGGCGCCGTGGTTGATGGTCAACTGATTGCACAGGGCAAGGCATATAATAAAAAAGATGCCAGCCAGGTTGCCGCACAGGTGGCAGTAGAGAAACTTGGGTTGGGCGGGGACCAGTAA
- the fabF gene encoding beta-ketoacyl-ACP synthase II, with protein sequence MELKRVVVTGMGALTPVGNTLDEYWSGLLNGVSGADMITLFDASKFKTRFACEVKNFDATNFLDRKEARKIDRFTQFALVVSDEAMADAGLNKENINPDRIGVVFGSGIGGLITFQNEVMEFAKGDGTPRFNPFFIPKMILDIAAGQISMRHNLRGPNFAVTSACASSTNAIMEAVNLIRLGKADIIVSGGSEAVISEAGVGGFNAMKAMSERNDDPKTASRPYDKDRDGFVMGEAAGILVLEDLDHAKARGAKIYCEIAGAGATADAHHITAPHPEGLGARNVMLAALEDAGMVPSDIDYINTHGTSTPLGDTAEIKAIMNVFGEHAFALNISATKSMTGHCLGAAGVIEAIAAIQAVIHDTIPPTINHFADDPELDKRLNFTFNTPQKRTVRAALSNTFGFGGHNACVIVKKYEA encoded by the coding sequence ATGGAACTTAAAAGAGTTGTAGTAACAGGTATGGGTGCACTTACTCCAGTGGGTAATACCCTGGACGAATATTGGTCCGGACTGCTTAACGGCGTGTCAGGGGCTGATATGATCACATTATTTGATGCTTCCAAGTTTAAGACCAGGTTCGCTTGCGAAGTGAAAAACTTCGATGCGACTAATTTCCTGGATAGAAAAGAGGCCCGGAAAATTGATCGGTTCACCCAATTTGCCCTGGTCGTTTCTGACGAGGCCATGGCTGATGCTGGTTTGAATAAAGAAAATATCAATCCTGACCGGATCGGGGTTGTATTTGGAAGCGGTATTGGCGGACTGATCACTTTCCAGAATGAAGTGATGGAGTTTGCAAAGGGAGATGGAACACCCAGGTTTAATCCTTTTTTCATCCCCAAAATGATCCTTGATATTGCAGCTGGCCAGATTTCAATGCGGCATAATTTGCGGGGTCCGAATTTTGCGGTAACCAGTGCCTGTGCGAGCAGTACAAATGCCATCATGGAAGCGGTCAACCTCATCAGGTTGGGAAAAGCAGACATCATTGTCAGCGGTGGGAGTGAAGCCGTGATCAGCGAAGCCGGTGTAGGAGGCTTCAATGCCATGAAGGCCATGAGTGAACGTAATGATGATCCAAAAACTGCCAGCCGTCCATATGACAAAGACCGCGATGGTTTCGTAATGGGAGAGGCTGCAGGTATACTCGTGCTGGAAGACCTGGACCATGCCAAAGCCCGTGGCGCAAAAATTTATTGCGAGATCGCCGGCGCCGGTGCAACTGCAGATGCCCACCACATCACCGCCCCGCATCCCGAAGGATTAGGTGCGAGAAATGTAATGCTGGCAGCGCTGGAAGACGCCGGGATGGTGCCGTCAGATATAGATTATATCAATACGCACGGAACATCAACACCCCTGGGTGATACTGCAGAAATTAAAGCCATCATGAATGTGTTTGGGGAGCATGCATTTGCCCTTAATATCAGTGCAACTAAATCGATGACCGGGCATTGCCTTGGCGCTGCCGGTGTAATTGAAGCAATTGCTGCCATACAAGCGGTAATTCATGATACAATTCCGCCCACCATTAATCATTTTGCAGACGACCCCGAATTGGATAAGAGGTTGAATTTCACCTTTAATACACCACAAAAAAGGACCGTAAGGGCTGCTCTAAGCAATACTTTTGGGTTCGGTGGGCATAATGCTTGTGTAATTGTGAAGAAATATGAAGCATGA
- a CDS encoding acyl carrier protein, which produces MSDIATRVKKIIVDKLGVDEAEVTNEASFTNDLGADSLDTVELIMEFEKEFNISIPDEQAETITTVGQAVAYLEEHAK; this is translated from the coding sequence ATGTCAGACATCGCAACTAGAGTTAAAAAGATCATTGTTGACAAATTAGGCGTCGACGAAGCAGAAGTAACCAACGAAGCTTCATTTACCAATGATCTGGGAGCTGACTCTCTGGATACAGTAGAATTGATTATGGAATTCGAAAAAGAGTTCAATATCTCTATCCCGGATGAGCAGGCTGAAACCATCACCACAGTTGGCCAGGCTGTTGCTTATTTAGAAGAGCACGCTAAGTAA
- a CDS encoding GNAT family N-acetyltransferase: MALKIIDHGSPEYRQMIRLRDETLRKPLGLSFSQAELEKERDEILIGAFEEDKILGCCMLVKEEPGVVRLRQMAVSNNVQGKGIGRALMDFAENIARDHGFKRLTMHARKTARGFYEHLGYEVTSEEFQEVTIPHYVMEKKLR; encoded by the coding sequence ATGGCACTAAAAATTATTGACCACGGTTCGCCCGAATACAGACAGATGATTCGCCTCCGCGATGAAACGCTGCGCAAGCCGCTGGGCCTTAGTTTCAGCCAGGCAGAATTGGAAAAGGAGCGGGATGAAATCCTGATTGGTGCCTTTGAAGAAGATAAAATCCTGGGCTGTTGCATGTTGGTGAAGGAAGAACCAGGTGTGGTTCGCCTGCGCCAGATGGCGGTAAGTAATAACGTTCAGGGTAAGGGTATTGGCCGCGCACTGATGGATTTTGCCGAAAATATCGCCCGTGACCATGGTTTTAAGCGGCTCACCATGCACGCCCGCAAAACAGCAAGGGGCTTTTATGAACACCTGGGTTATGAAGTGACCAGTGAAGAATTCCAGGAAGTGACCATTCCCCATTATGTTATGGAAAAAAAACTTCGCTGA
- the add gene encoding adenosine deaminase: protein MNYALLPKVELHVHLDCCLSYAVVRQLDPSITEKDYRESFIAPPKCTDLADYITRAIKGFELMQTKEQIRLVTLDLFEQLKADAVVYAEIRFAPLQHTQKGLSPGAVVEAVIAAVEEGVALYGVEAGILLCTLRHYTAGQSMQTVQLANQYRGTRVIGFDIAADERGFPIDEHCAAFAYAYEQQIPCTAHAGEARGADSVWETLDHFFPKRIGHGVRSMEDDRLVRHLVTRDIHLEVCVTSNIQTNVYDRLENHTVQDIYAAGISMSVNTDARTISDTNLSNEYRILERVFGWEKAHFLRCNLEAIRHSFTTEAKKAAITRLLLEAYQ, encoded by the coding sequence ATGAATTATGCATTATTGCCAAAGGTAGAACTGCATGTGCACCTGGATTGCTGCCTGAGTTATGCGGTGGTCCGGCAACTCGACCCGTCCATCACAGAAAAAGATTATCGTGAATCTTTTATTGCACCACCAAAATGCACTGACCTGGCAGATTATATTACCCGTGCAATAAAAGGTTTTGAATTGATGCAGACGAAGGAACAGATCCGGTTGGTGACACTCGATTTGTTCGAACAATTGAAAGCCGATGCGGTGGTTTATGCAGAAATACGTTTCGCACCACTACAACATACACAAAAGGGTTTGTCGCCCGGGGCAGTAGTGGAAGCCGTGATAGCTGCTGTGGAAGAAGGTGTTGCATTGTATGGCGTGGAAGCTGGCATACTGTTGTGTACCCTAAGGCATTATACTGCCGGGCAGAGTATGCAGACCGTGCAACTTGCCAATCAGTACAGGGGGACCCGGGTGATTGGGTTTGATATAGCGGCAGACGAGCGAGGTTTCCCAATAGATGAACATTGCGCGGCATTTGCCTATGCATATGAACAGCAAATTCCCTGTACGGCACATGCCGGTGAAGCAAGAGGGGCGGATAGTGTATGGGAGACGCTGGATCATTTTTTTCCGAAGCGGATAGGGCATGGGGTGCGCAGTATGGAAGATGACAGGTTAGTGCGGCACCTGGTTACCAGGGATATCCACCTGGAAGTTTGTGTAACCAGTAATATCCAGACGAATGTTTATGATCGATTGGAAAATCATACCGTTCAGGATATCTACGCGGCAGGGATATCGATGAGTGTGAATACGGATGCCCGTACGATTTCCGATACGAACCTGTCTAATGAGTATAGGATTCTGGAAAGGGTTTTTGGATGGGAAAAGGCCCATTTTCTGCGATGTAACCTGGAAGCCATCCGGCATTCATTTACTACGGAGGCGAAAAAAGCAGCGATCACCCGGCTTTTGCTGGAGGCCTATCAATAA